A section of the Labrus bergylta chromosome 21, fLabBer1.1, whole genome shotgun sequence genome encodes:
- the ppm1bb gene encoding protein phosphatase 1bb isoform X2 encodes MGAFLDKPKTEKHSAHGEGNALRYGLSSMQGWRVEMEDAHTAVVGLPHGLTDWSFFAVYDGHAGSRVANYCSGHLLEHILGGGVDFSSGPSSVEGVKDGIRSGFLNIDEYMRSFADLRQGLDRSGSTAVCVLLSPTHLYFINCGDSRSVLSRDGKVGFSTQDHKPCNPREKERIQNAGGSVMIQRVNGSLAVSRALGDYDYKCVDGKGPTEQLVSPEPEVCVLERAPEGDEFVVLACDGIWDVMSNEELCEFVRSRLMVCDDLEKVCNSVVDTCLHKGSRDNMSVVLVCLPGAPKISEEAMKKEEELDKYLETRVEELLGNCGEAGVPDLVSVLRSIATENIPNLPPGGGLASKRSVIEAMYNKLNPHREEEGSAGGPLRMKTTKTARSSPPPLPLPPRPHPHPPMQSRKAAKMRLPLSPIPPLNEHLPDPVRCALTSPFTFIIELEWKKSADPAVFHVCFFHSYIYH; translated from the exons ATGGGTGCATTCCTGGACAAGCCGAAGACAGAGAAGCATAGTGCCCATGGGGAAGGAAATGCACTGCGTTATGGCCTGAGCTCCATGCAGGGCTGGCGGGTGGAGATGGAGGATGCCCACACAGCTGTGGTGGGACTACCCCATGGACTAACCGACTGGTCCTTCTTTGCTGTCTACGATGGCCATGCAGGCTCCCGGGTGGCCAACTACTGCTCTGGCCACTTGCTGGAACACATCTTAGGGGGAGGAGTTGACTTCAGTTCAGGACCCAGCTCCGTTGAGGGCGTAAAGGACGGCATCCGCTCGGGCTTCCTGAACATTGATGAGTACATGCGCAGCTTCGCGGACCTGCGGCAGGGCCTGGACCGCAGTGGATCAACAGCTGTGTGCGTGTTGCTCAGCCCGACCCATCTCTACTTCATTAACTGCGGCGACTCGAGGTCCGTGCTGAGTCGAGACGGCAAGGTGGGCTTCTCCACGCAGGACCACAAGCCCTGCAACCCCCGCGAAAAGGAGCGCATCCAGAACGCTGGTGGCTCGGTCATGATCCAGAGGGTAAACGGCTCCCTAGCTGTGTCCCGGGCCCTGGGGGACTACGACTACAAATGTGTGGACGGTAAGGGCCCCACGGAGCAGCTGGTGAGCCCTGAgcctgaggtgtgtgtgttggagcgGGCGCCTGAAGGAGACGAGTTTGTTGTGCTGGCGTGCGACGGAATCTGGGACGTGATGTCCAACGAAGAGCTGTGTGAGTTTGTCCGCTCACGACTCATGGTGTGTGATGACCTGGAGAAGGTGTGTAACTCAGTGGTGGACACCTGTCTGCATAAG GGGAGCAGGGACAATATGAGCGTGGTGTTGGTGTGTTTACCTGGAGCCCCAAAGATCTCAGAAGAGGCcatgaagaaagaggaggaattGGATAAATACCTGGAGACTCGTGTTGAGG agctaCTGGGAAACTGTGGGGAGGCGGGAGTCCCTGACCTGGTGTCTGTCCTGAGGAGCATCGCCACAGAGAACATCCCCAACCTTCCACCTGGGGGAGGCCTGGCCAGCAA ACGGAGTGTGATTGAGGCCATGTACAACAAGCTGAACCCTCACAGAGAAGAGGAAGGG AGTGCCGGAGGACCTCTGAGGATGAAGACGACAAAGACGGCCAGGAGCAGCCCGCCTCCCCTACCTCTCCCCCCTCGCCCCCACCCTCACCCGCCAATGCAGAGCCGGAAGGCAGCCAAGATGCGCCTGCCCCTGAGTCCAATCCCTCCTCTAAATGAGCATCTCCCAGATCCGGTCAGATGTGCTTTGACCTCTCCTTTTACCTTCATTATAGAACTTGAATGGAAAAAATCTGCCGATCCAGCTGTATTTCACGTCTGCTTTTTCCATTCATATATATATCACTAA
- the ppm1bb gene encoding protein phosphatase 1bb isoform X3, with protein MGAFLDKPKTEKHSAHGEGNALRYGLSSMQGWRVEMEDAHTAVVGLPHGLTDWSFFAVYDGHAGSRVANYCSGHLLEHILGGGVDFSSGPSSVEGVKDGIRSGFLNIDEYMRSFADLRQGLDRSGSTAVCVLLSPTHLYFINCGDSRSVLSRDGKVGFSTQDHKPCNPREKERIQNAGGSVMIQRVNGSLAVSRALGDYDYKCVDGKGPTEQLVSPEPEVCVLERAPEGDEFVVLACDGIWDVMSNEELCEFVRSRLMVCDDLEKVCNSVVDTCLHKGSRDNMSVVLVCLPGAPKISEEAMKKEEELDKYLETRVEELLGNCGEAGVPDLVSVLRSIATENIPNLPPGGGLASKRSVIEAMYNKLNPHREEEGSAGDLEDPW; from the exons ATGGGTGCATTCCTGGACAAGCCGAAGACAGAGAAGCATAGTGCCCATGGGGAAGGAAATGCACTGCGTTATGGCCTGAGCTCCATGCAGGGCTGGCGGGTGGAGATGGAGGATGCCCACACAGCTGTGGTGGGACTACCCCATGGACTAACCGACTGGTCCTTCTTTGCTGTCTACGATGGCCATGCAGGCTCCCGGGTGGCCAACTACTGCTCTGGCCACTTGCTGGAACACATCTTAGGGGGAGGAGTTGACTTCAGTTCAGGACCCAGCTCCGTTGAGGGCGTAAAGGACGGCATCCGCTCGGGCTTCCTGAACATTGATGAGTACATGCGCAGCTTCGCGGACCTGCGGCAGGGCCTGGACCGCAGTGGATCAACAGCTGTGTGCGTGTTGCTCAGCCCGACCCATCTCTACTTCATTAACTGCGGCGACTCGAGGTCCGTGCTGAGTCGAGACGGCAAGGTGGGCTTCTCCACGCAGGACCACAAGCCCTGCAACCCCCGCGAAAAGGAGCGCATCCAGAACGCTGGTGGCTCGGTCATGATCCAGAGGGTAAACGGCTCCCTAGCTGTGTCCCGGGCCCTGGGGGACTACGACTACAAATGTGTGGACGGTAAGGGCCCCACGGAGCAGCTGGTGAGCCCTGAgcctgaggtgtgtgtgttggagcgGGCGCCTGAAGGAGACGAGTTTGTTGTGCTGGCGTGCGACGGAATCTGGGACGTGATGTCCAACGAAGAGCTGTGTGAGTTTGTCCGCTCACGACTCATGGTGTGTGATGACCTGGAGAAGGTGTGTAACTCAGTGGTGGACACCTGTCTGCATAAG GGGAGCAGGGACAATATGAGCGTGGTGTTGGTGTGTTTACCTGGAGCCCCAAAGATCTCAGAAGAGGCcatgaagaaagaggaggaattGGATAAATACCTGGAGACTCGTGTTGAGG agctaCTGGGAAACTGTGGGGAGGCGGGAGTCCCTGACCTGGTGTCTGTCCTGAGGAGCATCGCCACAGAGAACATCCCCAACCTTCCACCTGGGGGAGGCCTGGCCAGCAA ACGGAGTGTGATTGAGGCCATGTACAACAAGCTGAACCCTCACAGAGAAGAGGAAGGG AGTGCCGGTGATCTGGAAGACCCCTGGTAG
- the six3b gene encoding homeobox protein SIX3b: MMFRSTLDFFSASRIFLPNFADGAQVLARSRSPEDPPSACPPMSLPGLCFSASQIASVCETLEETGDIERLARFLWSLPVTADGRDSISEHESVQRARAVVAYHTGSFRELYHILETHRFTRASHGKLQAMWLEAHYREAEKLRGRPLGPVDKYRVRKKFPLPRTIWDGEQKTHCFKERTRGLLREWYLQDPYPNPGKKRELAHATGLTPTQVGNWFKNRRQRDRAAAAKNRLQHHRMCPSRGGCSPDEHRERVDGETLLSVTDSDSDLDV; encoded by the exons ATGATGTTCAGATCGACGCTCGACTTTTTCTCAGCCTCCAGGATCTTTCTGCCCAACTTTGCGGATGGGGCCCAAGTCCTGGCTCGCTCCCGGTCCCCGGAGGACCCTCCCTCCGCCTGTCCTCCTATGTCTCTCCCAGGATTGTGTTTCTCTGCGTCTCAGATCGCCAGTGTCTGCGAGACCCTGGAGGAGACCGGAGACATCGAGCGGCTGGCCCGCTTCCTCTGGTCCCTCCCGGTGACCGCAGACGGCCGTGACTCTATCTCTGAGCACGAGTCCGTGCAGCGGGCTCGCGCCGTGGTGGCCTATCACACGGGGAGTTTCCGCGAGCTCTATCACATCCTGGAGACGCACCGCTTTACGCGCGCCTCGCACGGGAAACTACAGGCGATGTGGCTCGAAGCTCACTACCGGGAGGCGGAGAAGCTCCGGGGGAGGCCACTCGGACCAGTTGATAAGTACCGCGTGAGGAAGAAGTTTCCGTTACCGAGGACCATCTGGGACGGGGAGCAGAAGACGCACTGCTTCAAGGAGCGCACCCGGGGGCTGCTCAGAGAGTGGTACCTTCAGGATCCATACCCGAACCCCGGGAAGAAGCGCGAGTTGGCACACGCGACCGGACTCACACCGACTCAAGTTGGGAACTGGTTCAAAAAccggagacagagagacagagccgCAGCAGCTAAAAACAG gtTGCAGCACCATCGGATGTGTCCAAGCAGAGGAGGGTGCAGTCCAGATGAGCACAGGGAGCGTGTGGATGGAGAAACTCTTCTTTCAGTAACAGACAGTGACTCTGATTTGGACGTCTGA
- the ppm1bb gene encoding protein phosphatase 1bb isoform X1, whose amino-acid sequence MGAFLDKPKTEKHSAHGEGNALRYGLSSMQGWRVEMEDAHTAVVGLPHGLTDWSFFAVYDGHAGSRVANYCSGHLLEHILGGGVDFSSGPSSVEGVKDGIRSGFLNIDEYMRSFADLRQGLDRSGSTAVCVLLSPTHLYFINCGDSRSVLSRDGKVGFSTQDHKPCNPREKERIQNAGGSVMIQRVNGSLAVSRALGDYDYKCVDGKGPTEQLVSPEPEVCVLERAPEGDEFVVLACDGIWDVMSNEELCEFVRSRLMVCDDLEKVCNSVVDTCLHKGSRDNMSVVLVCLPGAPKISEEAMKKEEELDKYLETRVEELLGNCGEAGVPDLVSVLRSIATENIPNLPPGGGLASKRSVIEAMYNKLNPHREEEGACAGGEEEESEEGGGSTAAHLLEALRQFRLHHRGQYRSVLEDSLAAFHLPGEESTAEGAGECRRTSEDEDDKDGQEQPASPTSPPSPPPSPANAEPEGSQDAPAPESNPSSK is encoded by the exons ATGGGTGCATTCCTGGACAAGCCGAAGACAGAGAAGCATAGTGCCCATGGGGAAGGAAATGCACTGCGTTATGGCCTGAGCTCCATGCAGGGCTGGCGGGTGGAGATGGAGGATGCCCACACAGCTGTGGTGGGACTACCCCATGGACTAACCGACTGGTCCTTCTTTGCTGTCTACGATGGCCATGCAGGCTCCCGGGTGGCCAACTACTGCTCTGGCCACTTGCTGGAACACATCTTAGGGGGAGGAGTTGACTTCAGTTCAGGACCCAGCTCCGTTGAGGGCGTAAAGGACGGCATCCGCTCGGGCTTCCTGAACATTGATGAGTACATGCGCAGCTTCGCGGACCTGCGGCAGGGCCTGGACCGCAGTGGATCAACAGCTGTGTGCGTGTTGCTCAGCCCGACCCATCTCTACTTCATTAACTGCGGCGACTCGAGGTCCGTGCTGAGTCGAGACGGCAAGGTGGGCTTCTCCACGCAGGACCACAAGCCCTGCAACCCCCGCGAAAAGGAGCGCATCCAGAACGCTGGTGGCTCGGTCATGATCCAGAGGGTAAACGGCTCCCTAGCTGTGTCCCGGGCCCTGGGGGACTACGACTACAAATGTGTGGACGGTAAGGGCCCCACGGAGCAGCTGGTGAGCCCTGAgcctgaggtgtgtgtgttggagcgGGCGCCTGAAGGAGACGAGTTTGTTGTGCTGGCGTGCGACGGAATCTGGGACGTGATGTCCAACGAAGAGCTGTGTGAGTTTGTCCGCTCACGACTCATGGTGTGTGATGACCTGGAGAAGGTGTGTAACTCAGTGGTGGACACCTGTCTGCATAAG GGGAGCAGGGACAATATGAGCGTGGTGTTGGTGTGTTTACCTGGAGCCCCAAAGATCTCAGAAGAGGCcatgaagaaagaggaggaattGGATAAATACCTGGAGACTCGTGTTGAGG agctaCTGGGAAACTGTGGGGAGGCGGGAGTCCCTGACCTGGTGTCTGTCCTGAGGAGCATCGCCACAGAGAACATCCCCAACCTTCCACCTGGGGGAGGCCTGGCCAGCAA ACGGAGTGTGATTGAGGCCATGTACAACAAGCTGAACCCTCACAGAGAAGAGGAAGGG GCCTGTgcggggggagaggaggaggagagtgaggagGGAGGTGGCAGCACTGCAGCTCATCTGCTGGAGGCTCTGCGGCAGTTCCGCCTGCACCACCGGGGGCAGTACCGCTCGGTGCTGGAGGATTCCCTGGCCGCCTTCCACCTGCCCGGGGAGGAGAGCACTGCCGAGGGAGCCGGGGAGTGCCGGAGGACCTCTGAGGATGAAGACGACAAAGACGGCCAGGAGCAGCCCGCCTCCCCTACCTCTCCCCCCTCGCCCCCACCCTCACCCGCCAATGCAGAGCCGGAAGGCAGCCAAGATGCGCCTGCCCCTGAGTCCAATCCCTCCTCTAAATGA